The window GGCCACGCCGCAGTGACGGTGACCTCTTGTCGGGTGCGGGGTACCCGACAGTGAGTGCCCCGATCGGGTGGAACTCCTCGGGCACCCCGAACGCGTCCTTGAACGCCTGCACCCGGACCGCGGGCAGCCCGAAGAAGCACGACGCGAGTTCCTCGTTGACCGCCGTGAGGTGCATGAGCAGGGCGGCGAAGCCGGTGTCGATGTCCCAGTACGGCGCGGACCAGCGAGCCTCGTCCCGATCCGTCCAGCCTTTGTCCGCCTGGGCATACCGGTCGAGGTAGGCCGATTTGTTGGACAGCGCCACGATGATCAGCGGCGCCGTCCGCATCCGGGTCAGCCAGCCGTCGGGCGGCCCGTCGCCGTCCGCGGTCGACGTCCA of the Actinoplanes sichuanensis genome contains:
- a CDS encoding nitroreductase family protein yields the protein MEFDEVVRRRRMVRSYDPDRPISPELVDKIVQHGLRAPSAGFSQGWSFLVLTAAPDRDRYWTSTADGDGPPDGWLTRMRTAPLIIVALSNKSAYLDRYAQADKGWTDRDEARWSAPYWDIDTGFAALLMHLTAVNEELASCFFGLPAVRVQAFKDAFGVPEEFHPIGALTVGYPAPDKRSPSLRRGHRPVADVVHHGRWASSGEA